In Marinobacter qingdaonensis, the sequence TGTTGTACTTCTCGCCCTGGGTGAGCAGACCGGACGCGTACTGGGTCTCGATGTCCTTCACTTCCTCGGAAGCGGCATCAACCAGCTCGTATTTCTCCGGCGGAATCTCGAAGTCGTTGAAACCGATCGAGATGCCAGAGACCGTAGCGTAGTGATAGCCCATGTACATGAGCTGGTCCGCAAAGATGACGGTGTCTTTCAGACCGGCATCCCGGTAACAGGTGTTGATCAGGTTGGAGATCGCCTTCTTGACCATCGGCTTGTTGACCAGCTCGAAGGACAGGCCATCCGGCACGATGTCAAACAGCAGGGCACGACCCACCGTGGTCTCAACAATGTTGTAGGCCTCGGAGCGCGAGCCGTCTTCGGCAATCGCCACTTCCTTGACCCGAACCTTGACCTTGGCCTGCAGATCCACCTTGCCAGCGCCGTAGGCGCGATGCGCTTCTTTCACGTCGGCAAAGGTCATGCCCTCGCCCAGCGCACTCTCGCGCTCACGGGTCATGTAGTACAGACCGAGTACCACGTCCTGGGACGGTACGATGATCGGCTCGCCGTTGGCCGGCGACAGTACGTTGTTGGTGGACATCATCAACGCACGGGCTTCCAGCTGGGCTTCCAGGGTCAGCGGTACGTGTACCGCCATCTGGTCACCGTCGAAGTCGGCGTTGTAGGCCGCACACACCAGCGGGTGCAGCTGAATGGCCTTGCCTTCGATCAGCACCGGCTCAAACGCCTGGATACCCAGACGGTGCAGGGTCGGCGCACGGTTCAGCATGATCGGGTGCTCACGGATGACTTCGTCCAGGATATCCCAGACCACGCCTTCCTCGCGCTCGACCATCTTCTTGGCGGCCTTGATGGTGGTCGCCAGCCCGCGATGCTCCAGCTTGGAGAAAATGAACGGCTTGAACAGCTCCAGGGCCATCTTCTTGGGCAGACCGCACTGGTGCAGACGCAGGTACGGACCAACCACGATCACGGAACGACCGGAGTAGTCGACCCGTTTACCCAGCAGGTTCTGACGGAAGCGGCCCTGCTTACCCTTGATCATGTCAGCCAGGGACTTCAGCGGGCGCTTGTTGGTGCCGGTGATGGCACGGCCGCGACGGCCGTTGTCCAGCAACGCATCCACTGCTTCCTGGAGCATGCGCTTTTCGTTGCGCACGATGATGTCCGGGGCGTTCAGCTCGAGCAGACGCTTCAGACGGTTGTTCCGGTTGATCACCCGACGGTACAGATCGTTCAGGTCGGAGGTCGCGAACCGGCCGCCGTCCAGCGGCACCAGCGGACGCAGATCCGGCGGCAGGACCGGCAGCACGGTCATGACCATGTCGCCCGGCTTGTTGCCTGAGTACAGGAACGCCTCAAGGATCTTCAGGCGCTTGCTGAACTTCTTGATCTTGGTCTCGGAGTTGGTCTGCGGGATCTCCTCGCGCAGGGCGTCCACTTCCGCCTGCAGGTCGATACCTTCCAGCAGCTCCTTGACCGCCTCGGCGCCCATGCGGGCGTCGAATTCGTCACCGAACTCTTCCAGGGCTTCGTAGTACTGCTCATCGTTCAGCAGCTGGCCCTTCTCCAGGGTCGTCATACCCGGGTCGATAACGATAAAGGATTCAAAGTACAGGACCCGCTCGATGTCGCGCAGGGTCATGTCCAGCATCAGACCGATGCGGGACGGCAGTGATTTCAGGAACCAGATGTGAGCGACCGGGCTGGCCAGCTCAATGTGGCCCATGCGCTCACGACGCACGCTCGCCAGTGCCACTTCCACGCCACACTTCTCGCAGATCACGCCGCGATGCTTGAGGCGCTTGTACTTGCCGCACAGGCACTCGTAGTCCTTGATCGGGCCGAAAATCTTGGCACAGAAAAGACCGTCACGCTCCGGCTTGAAGGTACGGTAGTTGATGGTCTCAGGCTTCTTCACTTCGCCAAAAGACCATGAGCGAATCATGTCAGGCGATGCCAGACCAATGCGGATGGCATCAAATTCCTTGCTTTGGTTCTGGCTCTTGAGAAGATTCAGCAAATCTTTCATCAGTAAAAGCTCCGGATGGCGTTAATCTCGGGCGGGCACACGGGGTGCCCGCTCACGCTGCCAAAAACAATTCGGCTCACTCGGATTCCAGCTCGATGTCGATACCCAACGAGCGGATTTCCTTGACAAGAACGTTGAAGGATTCGGGCATGCCCGGCTCCATGCGATGGTCACCATCGACAATGTTCTTGTACATCTTGGTCCGACCGTTGACGTCATCAGACTTGACGGTAAGCATTTCCTGCAGCGTATACGCCGCACCGTAGGCCTCGAGGGCCCAGACTTCCATCTCACCGAAGCGCTGGCCACCGAACTGCGCCTTACCACCCAGCGGCTGCTGGGTAACCAGGCTGTAGGAACCGGTGGAACGAGCGTGCATCTTGTCGTCGATCAGGTGGTTCAGCTTCAGGATGTACATGTAGCCCACGGTCACCGGACGATCAAAGGCATCGCCTGTGCGGCCGTCGTACAGCTTGGTCTGACCGGTGGTGCTCAGGCCAGCCAGCTCCAGCATGCGCTTGACTTCGGCTTCCTTGGCGCCATCGAAGACCGGCGTCGCCATGGGTACACCTGAGCGCAGGTTGCCGCACAGCTCCAGGATCTCCTTGTCGCTGAGCGAATCCAGGTCCACCTTGAACACTTCGTCCGAGTGGTTGTAGATCTCGTCCAGCAGCTTGCGCAGCTCAGCCACCTTGCGCTGCTCGTCCAGCATCTGGCTGATACGCTCACCCAGACCCTTGGCAGCGGCACCCAGATGGGTTTCCAGGACCTGACCCACATTCATCCGCGACGGTACACCCAGCGGGTTCAGCACCACGTCGACGGTGTTGCCGTACTCGTCGTAGGGCATGTCTTCGATCGGCATGACCGAGGAGATAACACCCTTGTTACCGTGACGGCCGGCCATCTTGTCACCCGGCTGGATCCGACGCTTGATTGCCAGGTACACCTTGACGATCTTGAGCACGCCCGGCGCCAGGTCGTCGCCCTGCTGCAGCTTGCCCTTCTTGTCGTCGAAGCGAGCCTCATGCTCTTTCTTGCGATCTTCCAGGCCCTGCTCGGACTTCTCCAGCAGCTCGTTCAGGCTGTCGTCCTTCATCCGCAGCTTGAACCAGTCCGCGCGCTCGAGCTCGCCCAGGTAGCTCTCGTCCAGGGTCGCACCCTTCTTCAGGCCAGGACCACTGATCACTTCCTGCCCCTTCAGCGCGTTCATCAGACGCTCGAAGGTGGCACCTTCAACGATCCGGTATTCGTCCTTCAGGTCCTTGCGGTACTGATCCAGCTGCTCCTTCTCGATGGACTGGGCACGCTGGTCCTTCTCGATGCCGTCACGGGTAAAGACCTGGACATCGATAACGGTACCGCGGGTACCGGTCGGAACCCGGGAGGAGGTGTCTTTCACGTCAGACGCCTTCTCACCGAAGATCGCACGCAGCAGCTTCTCTTCCGGAGTCAGCTGGGTCTCGCCCTTCGGCGTCACCTTGCCCACCAGGATGTCCCCGGGGCCCACTTCGGCGCCGATGTAGACAATGCCAGACTCATCCAGCTTGGCCAGCGCGCTCTCACCCACGTTCGGGATGTCGGCGGTGATTTCCTCGCTGCCCAGCTTGGTGTCCCGCGCCACACAGGTCAGTTCCTGAATGTGGATGGTGGTCAGGCGGTCTTCCTGCACCACTTTCTCGGAAATGAGGATGGAGTCCTCGAAGTTGTAGCCGTTCCAGGGCATGAACGCGATGCGCATGTTCTGACCCAGGGCCAGCTCACCCAGATCGACGGACGGACCGTCGGCCAGCACGTCACCACGGGCCACGTTATCGCCCTGACGAACGATCGAGCGCTGGTTGATGCAGGTGTTCTGGTTGGACCGGGTGTACTTGGTGAGGTTGTAGATATCCACACCCGCGTCACCGGCCTCGGTCTCTTCGTTGTTCACACGAACAACGATACGGGCGGCGTCAACGCTCTCAATCACACCACCGCGACGGGCAGTGACACAGACACCGGAATCCTGAGCCACGGTACGCTCAACACCGGTACCGACCAGCGGCACCTGGGAACGCAGGGTCGGAACCGCCTGACGCTGCATGTTGGCACCCATCAGGGCCCGGTTGGCGTCGTCGTGCTCCAGGAACGGAATCAGGGATGCCGCCACGGACACAACCTGACGCGGCGACACGTCCATGAAGTTGACGCTTTCCGGCGGCATCACGGTGAATTCGTTCTGGTGGCGAACGGTTACCAGCTCATCGGTGAGGCGCTTGCTTTCCTCGTCCATCGCCGCGCTTGCCTGGGCGATGACGTAGTTGCTTTCCTCGATGGCCGACAGGTACACCACTTCGTCGGTCACCACGCCATCGACCACCTTCCGGTACGGGCTTTCCAGGAAGCCGTAGGAGTTGGAACGGGCGTAGGTCGCCAGGGAGTTGATCAGACCGATGTTCGGACCTTCCGGCGTCTCGATTGGACACACGCGACCGTAGTGGGTCGGGTGTACGTCCCGGACTTCGAAGCCGGCACGCTCACGGGTCAGACCGCCTGGGCCAAGGGCCGAGATCCGGCGCTTGTGAGTCACTTCGGACAGCGGGTTATTCTGGTCCATGAACTGGGACAGCTGGCTGGAGCCGAAGAACTCCTTGACCGCGGCTGCCACCGGCTTGGCGTTGATCAGGTCCTGCGGCATCAGGCCTTCGCTCTCGGCCAGGCTCAGACGCTCGCGCACCGCGCGCTCAACCCGCACCAGACCAACACGGAACTGGTTCTCGGCCATTTCACCGACACACCGAACCCGACGGTTACCGAGGTTATCGATGTCGTCGACGTTGCCCTGACCATTACGGATATCGATCAACGTCTTGAGCACGTCGATGATGTCTTCGTGGGTCAGGATGCCTTCGCCCGTGCTCTCTTCACGACGCAGGCGACGGTTCAGCTTCATCCGGCCAACGGCGGACAGGTCATACCGCTCTTCGGAGAAGAACAGGTTGTTGAACAGGTTTTCCGCCGACTCCTTGGTGGGCGGCTCGCCCGGGCGCATCATGCGGTAAATCTCGACCAGCGCTTCCAGCGGGGTGCGGGTCGGGTCGATGCGCAGGGTGTCGGACATGAACGGACCACAATCGAGGTCGTTGGTGTACAGAGTCTCAATCTCGGTAACACCCGCGTCCAGGATCTTGGTGATCAGCTCTTCGGTCAGTTCGGAGTTACACTCGACCAGCACTTCGCCAGTCTTGGTGTCGACCATGTCCTTGGCCAGAACCCGACCGTGCAGGTACTCGGTCGGCACTTCCAGCTCGCTGATGCCGGCTTTTTCAAGCTGCTTGATGTGGCGAGCGGTGATACGACGACCTTCCTCGACAATGACCTTGCCGTCGTTGTCCTTGATGTCGAAGGTCGCAATGTCGCCACGCAGACGGCTTGGCACCAGCTCCAGCTTGCACACATCGGCGCCCAGGCTGAACTTACTGGTTTCGAAAAACATCTCCAGCATCTGCTCGGAGGTGTAACCCAGAGCGCGCAGGAGGATAGAGGCAGGCAGCTTCCGGCGACGGTCGATACGAACGAACACGGAGTCCTTCGGATCGAACTCGAAATCGAGCCAGGAGCCACGGTAAGGAATCACCCGGGCAGAGTACAACAGCTTGCCGGAGGAATGGGTCTTGCCCTTGTCGTGATCGAAGAACACACCCGGCGAGCGGTGCAGCTGGGAAACGATTACACGCTCGGTACCATTGATAACGAAGGTACCGTTTTCAGTCATCAAGGGCATTTCGCCCATGTAGACTTCCTGCTCTTTGATGTCCTTGATCGCCTTGTTGGACGATTCCTTATCATAGATGATAAGGCGGACTTTCACCCGCAGCGGCGCTGCATAGGTTACGCCCCTAAGCTGGCATTCCTTGACATCGAAAACCGGCTCACCGATACGGTAACTCACGTATTCGAGCGCGGCGTTGCCAGAGTAACTGACAATCGGGAATACGGATTTGAATGCTGCGTGAAGACCGGTTTCCCGACGGTCCTCTGGTGCGGCTTCCATTTGCAGGAAGTCCCGGAACGAATCCAGCTGAATAGACAGCAAATAGGGGACATCCATCACGGAAGGCAATTTACTAAAATCTTTGCGAATCCGCTTTTTCTCAGTGTAGGAGTAAGTCATCTGCATTCCCCAGCTTTAGACCTGATACCTGGTATCAAGAAGCAACCATTGTTCTGCTTCGGGGCCGAATTGCTCGGCTTATCGCGCCGTCTTGAACAAGACTCTGGCTGTAGGTTATAGATCTGACATCGACCTGTAAGTGCTCACCAGACTCTATAGCATATACAACAAACAGAAAAAGGCCGGTGGCATAAGCCACCAGCCCGTCCATGCTTAATGCACGGTGTCGATCAAAGGCCGACTCTTACTTGAGCTCAACAGAAGCGCCTGCTTCCTCAAGCTTCTTCTTGGCTTCTTCAGCGTCGTCTTTGCTAGCGGCTTCCTTGATGGTGGAAGGCGCGCCGTCGACCATTTCCTTCGCTTCTTTCAGACCCAGGCCGGTCAGTTCACGAACGGCCTTGATTACGTTGACTTTCTTCTCACCGGCACCGGTCAGAACAACGTCAAATTCGGTCTGCTCTTCAGCAGCGGCAGCGTCGCCGCCGGCAGCTGCAGGTGCAGCAGCAACGGCTGCAGCGGCAGATACGCCGAACTTCTCTTCCATTGCTTCAACAAGCGCAACTACGTCCATTACGCTCATTTCTGCGATTGCGTTCAAAATGTCTTCGTTAGACAGAGCCATGACTTTCTCCCAAAAAAATAAAAAATGGTGTTCAACAGAATCAAGCAGCTTCTTGCTTCTGGTCTCGAACTGCCGCTACTGCACGCGTCACTTTCGAAGGAACTTCGTTCAGTGTACGTGCCAGCTTGGTGATCGGAGCCTGTGTAACCGCGGCCAGCATAGACAACGCCTCGTGACGTGTCGGCAGCTTGGCGAGGCGATCGATCTGGTCTGCGCCCATCAGCTCACCGCCGACTGCAAGACCTTTGATTTCGAACGCTTCTTTCTCTTTGGCAAAATCCTTCAGCAGACGCGCAGCCGCGCCCGGATCTTCCATAGAGAAGGCCAGCAGAGTCGGACCAACCAACGCTTCATCGATGCACTCAAACTCAGTACCGCGAATTGAGATCTTCGCCAGGTTGTTACGAACAACCTTCAGGACCACATTTTCGGCACGAGCTTTGGCACGAAGCGCCGTCATGTCACCGGAAGTGACACCACGGTAGTCAGCCATTACCACAGACAGAGCACCACCGGCAGTCTCGTTGACTTCAGCGACGATCGCTTTCTTGTCTTCGAGTCTAATTGCCACTGGATTTCTCCTCGATTTCGCCGGGTCTTTCCCGGCAAACCCATCATTGCCCTTGCGGGCGCCTTAACGGTGTTTGGGTTCAGAGAGAACGTCTTCACACCGTCTGCGCAGGCGTTGCTTTAACCCTTGTGACCCTCTGCACGCGGAGGGCCTCGGGGGCCTGCGGTCTTTGACAGCCTTGGCTTCCGCCTAGACTACAAAGTAACTACCGTTCAGAGGATCAGATAGCCAGACCGCTCTGATCGATAGTCAGGCCAGGACCCATGGTCGAAGAAACGGTGATCTTCTTCAGATACACGCCCTTCGCCGATGAAGGCTTGGCCTTTTTCAGGTCTGCGATCAGAGCTTCAAGGTTTTCCTTGATGTTCTGAGCAGAGAATTCAACGTTACCCAGCGGAGCGTGGATAATGCCGTTCTTGTCGGTGCGGTAGCGAACCTGACCAGCCTTGGCGTTCTTGACCGCAGTCTCAACGTCCGGGGTCACGGTACCGACCTTCGGGTTCGGCATCAGGCCACGAGGGCCCAGGATCTGGCCCAGCTGGCCAACGACACGCATGGCGTCCGGAGTGGCGATAACCACGTCGAAATCCATGTTGCCTTTCTTAACTTCGTCAGCCAGGTCGTCCATACCAACCACGTCTGCGCCAGCAGCAGTGGCTTTCTCGGCGTTGGCGCCCTGGGTGAATACTGCAACACGCACAGACTTGCCAGTGCCGTGGGGCAGAACGGTGCTGCTACGAACCACTTGGTCCGATTTACGCGCATCAACGCCCAGATTTACGGCAACGTCCACAGACTCCTTGAACTTGACGTTCTGACCCAGCTCAACCAGCAGGGCAACGGCCTCGTCCACGGAGTAGGCGCGGGTAGAATCGACCTTTTCGCGAATCAGCTTCTGACGCTTGCTCAGCTTAGCCATGTTACAGGCCCTCCACGTTCAGGCCCATGCTGCGGGCTGTTCCGGCGATGGTACGAACCGCTGCATCCATATCGGCTGCAGTCAAATCCGGCTCTTTGGTCTTGGCGATCTCTTCCAGCTGCTCGCGGGTCACGGTACCGACTTTCTCGGTATTCGGACGACCGGAGCCGCTCTTGATGCCAGCGGCCTTCTTCAGCAGAACCGGGGCCGGCGGAGTCTTGGTGATGAACGTGAAGCTACGGTCGCTGTAGACGGTAATCACGGTCGGAATCGGCAGACCAGGCTCCATGTCCTGGGTCTGGGCGTTGAACGCCTTACAGAATTCCATGATGTTTACCCCGCGCTGACCCAGCGCCGGACCTACGGGGGGACTTGGGTTGGCCTTACCGGCGGCAACCTGAAGCTTGATATAGGCTTCGATCTTCTTTGCCATGATAGTTCTCCTGTGGGTTCAAACGCCTTTCGGCTCCCCTGTTTCACAACTGCTACATGCAGACACAAAAAGCCCGCGTCGCAAAAGCGCGCGAGCTTTCAGATTTTCAGGCCCTGATCAGTCCTTCTCGACCTGCCCAAACTCCAGCTCTACCGGAGTTGAACGACCGAAAATCAGAACAGCGACCTTGACCCGACTCTTGTCGTAGTCAACTTCCTCGACCACACCATTGAAGTCCGCAAACGGTCCTTCAATGACGCGAACAATCTCACCTGGCTCAAACAGAGTCTTCGGCTTGGGCTTCTCGGCACCGCTCTCGACTCGACGCAGGATTGCTTCCGCCTCGCGCTCTGTGATGGGCGCCGGCTTGTCCTTCGTACCGCCGATAAAGCCCAAAACGCGCGGCGTATTCTTAACAAGGTGCCACGTGCCGTCGTCCATTTCCATCTGCACGAGTACGTATCCCGGGTAGAACTTGCGCTCACTCTTGCGCTTCTTACCCTCTCTCATCTCGACCACTTCTTCGGTCGGGACCAGGATTTCGCCGAATTTATCTTCCATGCCATTCAGCGCAACGCGCTCTTTCAGGGTGCGCATTACGTGCTTTTCAAAGCCAGAATACGCATGTACGACGTACCAGCGCTTAGCCATTGCCCACTCCTGTTAACCGATAAACCCGGCGACCAGCCAACTGATCAGCGAGTCCATACCCCACAACAACAGAGCCACAACCAGTACGAACACAACCACAATAACCGTGGTCTGCACCAGCTCCGGCCTGGTGGGCCAAACGACTTTCCGGATCTCTACCCGCGCTTCTTTCAGCAGCGCCGCGAAACGGCGACCGCGATCGGTCTGCAGGGCCACCAGGGCCGCCACAATGGCGAGACCTACGAGAGCCAGAACCCGATACAGCAGAGACTCGGCACTAAAATACTGATTCCCAACCACACCGGCGGCAATCAGAACGAAAACAACCAGCCACTTCGCAAAATCGAAACGGCTGGTTGACTGAACGGCTTTTGACTCCATAGGAATCAACTTATGTATCCGGATGTTTAAAAATGGCAGGCCAGGAGGGAATCGAACCCCCAACCTGCGGTTTTGGAGACCGCTGCTCTGCCAATTGAGCTACTGGCCTGCACCGAAACAACTCAGTGCACTTTCGTCGAGCGAATTACTCGATGATCTTGGCAACCACGCCGGCACCAACGGTACGGCCACCTTCGCGAATCGCGAAGCGCAGGCCATCTTCCATGGCGATCGGAGCGATCAGGGTAACGCTCATCTTCACGTTGTCACCCGGCATAACCATTTCTACGCCTTCCGGCAGTTCGCAAGAACCGGTTACGTCGGTGGTACGGAAGTAGAACTGCGGGCGGTAGCCCTTGAAGAACGGAGTATGACGACCGCCT encodes:
- the rpoB gene encoding DNA-directed RNA polymerase subunit beta → MTYSYTEKKRIRKDFSKLPSVMDVPYLLSIQLDSFRDFLQMEAAPEDRRETGLHAAFKSVFPIVSYSGNAALEYVSYRIGEPVFDVKECQLRGVTYAAPLRVKVRLIIYDKESSNKAIKDIKEQEVYMGEMPLMTENGTFVINGTERVIVSQLHRSPGVFFDHDKGKTHSSGKLLYSARVIPYRGSWLDFEFDPKDSVFVRIDRRRKLPASILLRALGYTSEQMLEMFFETSKFSLGADVCKLELVPSRLRGDIATFDIKDNDGKVIVEEGRRITARHIKQLEKAGISELEVPTEYLHGRVLAKDMVDTKTGEVLVECNSELTEELITKILDAGVTEIETLYTNDLDCGPFMSDTLRIDPTRTPLEALVEIYRMMRPGEPPTKESAENLFNNLFFSEERYDLSAVGRMKLNRRLRREESTGEGILTHEDIIDVLKTLIDIRNGQGNVDDIDNLGNRRVRCVGEMAENQFRVGLVRVERAVRERLSLAESEGLMPQDLINAKPVAAAVKEFFGSSQLSQFMDQNNPLSEVTHKRRISALGPGGLTRERAGFEVRDVHPTHYGRVCPIETPEGPNIGLINSLATYARSNSYGFLESPYRKVVDGVVTDEVVYLSAIEESNYVIAQASAAMDEESKRLTDELVTVRHQNEFTVMPPESVNFMDVSPRQVVSVAASLIPFLEHDDANRALMGANMQRQAVPTLRSQVPLVGTGVERTVAQDSGVCVTARRGGVIESVDAARIVVRVNNEETEAGDAGVDIYNLTKYTRSNQNTCINQRSIVRQGDNVARGDVLADGPSVDLGELALGQNMRIAFMPWNGYNFEDSILISEKVVQEDRLTTIHIQELTCVARDTKLGSEEITADIPNVGESALAKLDESGIVYIGAEVGPGDILVGKVTPKGETQLTPEEKLLRAIFGEKASDVKDTSSRVPTGTRGTVIDVQVFTRDGIEKDQRAQSIEKEQLDQYRKDLKDEYRIVEGATFERLMNALKGQEVISGPGLKKGATLDESYLGELERADWFKLRMKDDSLNELLEKSEQGLEDRKKEHEARFDDKKGKLQQGDDLAPGVLKIVKVYLAIKRRIQPGDKMAGRHGNKGVISSVMPIEDMPYDEYGNTVDVVLNPLGVPSRMNVGQVLETHLGAAAKGLGERISQMLDEQRKVAELRKLLDEIYNHSDEVFKVDLDSLSDKEILELCGNLRSGVPMATPVFDGAKEAEVKRMLELAGLSTTGQTKLYDGRTGDAFDRPVTVGYMYILKLNHLIDDKMHARSTGSYSLVTQQPLGGKAQFGGQRFGEMEVWALEAYGAAYTLQEMLTVKSDDVNGRTKMYKNIVDGDHRMEPGMPESFNVLVKEIRSLGIDIELESE
- the rplK gene encoding 50S ribosomal protein L11, with amino-acid sequence MAKKIEAYIKLQVAAGKANPSPPVGPALGQRGVNIMEFCKAFNAQTQDMEPGLPIPTVITVYSDRSFTFITKTPPAPVLLKKAAGIKSGSGRPNTEKVGTVTREQLEEIAKTKEPDLTAADMDAAVRTIAGTARSMGLNVEGL
- the rplJ gene encoding 50S ribosomal protein L10; translation: MAIRLEDKKAIVAEVNETAGGALSVVMADYRGVTSGDMTALRAKARAENVVLKVVRNNLAKISIRGTEFECIDEALVGPTLLAFSMEDPGAAARLLKDFAKEKEAFEIKGLAVGGELMGADQIDRLAKLPTRHEALSMLAAVTQAPITKLARTLNEVPSKVTRAVAAVRDQKQEAA
- the nusG gene encoding transcription termination/antitermination protein NusG → MAKRWYVVHAYSGFEKHVMRTLKERVALNGMEDKFGEILVPTEEVVEMREGKKRKSERKFYPGYVLVQMEMDDGTWHLVKNTPRVLGFIGGTKDKPAPITEREAEAILRRVESGAEKPKPKTLFEPGEIVRVIEGPFADFNGVVEEVDYDKSRVKVAVLIFGRSTPVELEFGQVEKD
- the secE gene encoding preprotein translocase subunit SecE — protein: MESKAVQSTSRFDFAKWLVVFVLIAAGVVGNQYFSAESLLYRVLALVGLAIVAALVALQTDRGRRFAALLKEARVEIRKVVWPTRPELVQTTVIVVVFVLVVALLLWGMDSLISWLVAGFIG
- the rplL gene encoding 50S ribosomal protein L7/L12 is translated as MALSNEDILNAIAEMSVMDVVALVEAMEEKFGVSAAAAVAAAPAAAGGDAAAAEEQTEFDVVLTGAGEKKVNVIKAVRELTGLGLKEAKEMVDGAPSTIKEAASKDDAEEAKKKLEEAGASVELK
- the rplA gene encoding 50S ribosomal protein L1, with amino-acid sequence MAKLSKRQKLIREKVDSTRAYSVDEAVALLVELGQNVKFKESVDVAVNLGVDARKSDQVVRSSTVLPHGTGKSVRVAVFTQGANAEKATAAGADVVGMDDLADEVKKGNMDFDVVIATPDAMRVVGQLGQILGPRGLMPNPKVGTVTPDVETAVKNAKAGQVRYRTDKNGIIHAPLGNVEFSAQNIKENLEALIADLKKAKPSSAKGVYLKKITVSSTMGPGLTIDQSGLAI